In the Candidatus Poribacteria bacterium genome, one interval contains:
- a CDS encoding DUF4070 domain-containing protein produces the protein MPNALFVYPKFPPSYWGFKYALEFLGKKSSMPPLGLLTIAGMFPKNYNLKVVDINIEPLTDAHLEWADVALTSTMIVQKDSLYEVAERCNRAGVPIIAGGPHPTSYYDNIKEETDAEVDHFLFGEVEEIFEDFLTDFESGCAQEIYREKRKPDITITPPPRYDLIDINSYGSMALQFSRGCPFNCEFCDITKLFGRVPRTKSNEQMLAEFEMLYKLGWDGAMFVVDDNFIGNKRDAMRLLPAVQKWQEERQFPFSLFTEASVNLVEIPEMLDAMSEAGFNMVFLGIETPNDEALLSTSKGQNTSKEEEAGSYLLRAIRKIQSRGMEVTGGFIIGLDGDTEFDSHIKFIQEAGIPMAMAGLLTALKETDLWHRLKQEDRLLVESSGNNTDMSLNFVPEMPRDELISEYRRVISTLYDPTLKNYFARCLTLLEHMPYTPRNVRSITKEELVAFARSIQRQLFSRQGFEYARYLLKSLKNYPNMFPEAVRLAVMGYHLEKTTRCTLAVEDFRSFLNHEMDTFKEKIVQFTQTQEDRMSEVQNYSRQLFARVKKEYDSIHEDFQYAAYNALAGFQKSVFKEYLDAELSAFKATVSTFAKAQTERLGELQTYVHNLFTRVRAQHEQLHDDFKQNVQETFDAFRDSVQRHLEQLFGSVPVQIEGLS, from the coding sequence ATGCCAAATGCCTTATTTGTTTATCCTAAATTCCCACCATCCTATTGGGGTTTTAAGTACGCCTTAGAATTTCTTGGTAAGAAATCATCAATGCCTCCGCTTGGATTGTTGACGATTGCTGGCATGTTCCCCAAGAATTATAACTTAAAAGTCGTCGATATTAACATTGAACCGCTGACGGATGCGCATCTTGAGTGGGCGGATGTAGCACTGACATCGACAATGATTGTTCAAAAAGACTCGCTTTATGAAGTTGCCGAACGCTGTAATCGGGCAGGAGTCCCTATCATCGCCGGTGGACCGCACCCAACTTCTTACTATGATAATATCAAAGAGGAAACCGATGCTGAGGTTGACCATTTTCTCTTTGGTGAAGTTGAGGAAATATTTGAAGATTTCTTAACGGATTTTGAAAGCGGATGCGCACAGGAAATCTACCGTGAGAAGCGGAAACCCGATATTACGATAACACCACCGCCCCGCTACGACCTTATCGACATCAATTCTTACGGGTCAATGGCACTCCAGTTTTCGCGTGGGTGTCCTTTCAATTGCGAGTTTTGCGACATTACGAAGTTGTTCGGGCGCGTGCCACGCACGAAGAGCAATGAGCAGATGCTTGCTGAGTTTGAGATGCTCTATAAACTCGGTTGGGATGGCGCGATGTTCGTTGTTGATGACAATTTTATCGGTAACAAGCGTGATGCAATGCGTTTACTCCCTGCTGTGCAAAAATGGCAGGAGGAACGCCAATTTCCCTTCTCACTCTTTACTGAAGCCAGCGTAAACCTCGTTGAGATCCCTGAGATGCTTGACGCAATGAGTGAAGCAGGGTTCAACATGGTATTCCTCGGTATTGAAACGCCTAATGATGAAGCACTCCTCAGCACATCCAAAGGACAGAACACCAGCAAAGAGGAGGAGGCAGGAAGTTACCTCTTGCGTGCTATTCGGAAGATACAGAGCAGGGGAATGGAGGTTACTGGCGGATTTATTATCGGGCTTGATGGTGATACCGAATTTGATTCTCACATCAAATTTATTCAGGAAGCCGGTATCCCAATGGCGATGGCAGGTTTGCTGACGGCTTTGAAAGAAACAGACCTTTGGCATCGCTTGAAGCAAGAAGATCGGTTGCTTGTAGAATCCAGCGGAAATAACACCGACATGAGCCTCAATTTCGTGCCTGAAATGCCGCGCGACGAACTTATATCAGAATATCGGCGGGTTATTTCGACACTCTATGATCCGACCTTAAAGAACTATTTTGCACGGTGTTTGACGTTGCTGGAGCACATGCCTTACACCCCTCGCAATGTCAGATCGATTACCAAAGAGGAACTCGTGGCATTTGCCCGATCCATTCAGCGACAACTTTTCTCAAGACAGGGATTCGAGTACGCACGATATTTGCTGAAATCACTCAAAAACTATCCTAACATGTTCCCAGAAGCCGTGCGATTAGCGGTCATGGGTTACCACTTGGAGAAGACGACCCGTTGTACGCTTGCTGTTGAGGATTTCAGAAGTTTCTTAAATCACGAGATGGATACGTTTAAAGAGAAGATTGTGCAGTTTACCCAAACGCAAGAAGACCGGATGAGTGAGGTTCAGAACTACTCGCGGCAACTCTTTGCGCGCGTTAAGAAGGAATACGATTCGATTCACGAGGATTTTCAATACGCAGCATACAATGCCCTTGCCGGTTTTCAGAAATCGGTGTTCAAGGAGTACTTGGATGCCGAACTCAGTGCTTTTAAAGCGACTGTCAGCACTTTCGCGAAGGCGCAGACGGAGAGACTCGGTGAACTTCAAACGTATGTTCATAATCTCTTTACCCGTGTTCGTGCGCAACACGAGCAACTCCACGACGATTTCAAGCAGAACGTCCAAGAAACCTTTGACGCTT